A single genomic interval of Hevea brasiliensis isolate MT/VB/25A 57/8 chromosome 4, ASM3005281v1, whole genome shotgun sequence harbors:
- the LOC110665846 gene encoding F-box protein At5g49610-like → MESRDFNLDIIIEILSRSSLKTLAKCRLLSKEINSLTYQSDFMNLHCQRTKTISGYFVQNLRRNKYSSTFVDNICSDYKLSLDFLRVPVKIEASTSQGILLCSYYMGRIPCYYVCKPSTEEWQIIPNPKTRYFTEGFAMIVLKSNPLHYRIVRFSSPSGIHKRYHLRCELFDSMTRAWKQLQEVEFSYGEFLKSFEPTVSACGSVHWLTTKDNILAFHEDIENYSMFSLPSPIYESDVYGYKKLTEYEGKLALICKGRDNSFMDLWVMESYEKKEWSKRQSISIECLREIEKYTNPGDFYNADIALMTGFYKVIFFKFKNGNSADIVRLDKNTNMMDTEVFPFKSDFEPSNLKNEFLQTA, encoded by the coding sequence ATGGAGTCTCGTGATTTTAACTTAGATATCATCATCGAGATTTTATCACGTTCATCCTTGAAAACTCTAGCTAAATGCAGGCTTCTTTCCAAGGAAATTAATAGTCTCACTTATCAGTCAGATTTCATGAATCTCCATTGCCAGAGAACCAAAACCATATCTGGGTATTTTGTGCAAAACTTGAGGCGTAACAAGTATTCTTCCACCTTTGTTGATAATATTTGTTCAGATTATAAATTATCCCTTGATTTCTTACGTGTTCCTGTAAAGATTGAGGCATCCACAAGCCAAGGTATTTTGCTTTGTAGTTATTATATGGGGAGAATTCCTTGCTATTATGTTTGCAAGCCTAGTACTGAAGAATGGCAAATCATTCCAAATCCTAAGACTCGATATTTCACTGAAGGTTTTGCCATGATTGTGTTGAAATCAAATCCTTTGCACTACAGGATAGTGAGATTCTCGAGTCCTTCGGGTATCCATAAAAGGTATCACCTTAGATGCGAGCTTTTTGATTCAATGACAAGGGCATGGAAGCAGCTGCAAGAAGTAGAATTTTCGTATGGTGAGTTCCTTAAAAGTTTCGAGCCAACAGTATCAGCTTGTGGTTCCGTTCACTGGCTTACCACTAAAGATAATATTTTAGCATTCCATGAAGACATAGAGAATTATAGCATGTTTTCACTCCCTTCTCCAATTTATGAGAGTGATGTTTACGGATACAAAAAGCTCACTGAGTATGAGGGGAAGCTTGCTCTAATCTGCAAGGGAAGAGATAATAGCTTCATGGACTTGTGGGTAATGGAAAGTTATGAGAAAAAAGAATGGAGTAAGAGACAGAGCATCAGTATTGAATGTTTAAGAGAAATAGAGAAATACACAAATCCTGGTGACTTTTACAATGCTGATATTGCACTGATGACAGGATTCTACAAAGTCATATTTTTCAAGTTTAAGAATGGAAACAGCGCCGATATAGTGAGACTGGACAAGAACACTAATATGATGGATACAGAAGTTTTTCCCTTTAAATCCGATTTTGAGCCAAGTAATTTGAAGAACGAGTTTTTGCAGACGGCATGa